The following are encoded together in the Saccharospirillaceae bacterium genome:
- a CDS encoding TonB-dependent receptor, which produces MDKFAKHMLSLAIAGAFSGYSFSALAETSNETSSDVNGDIEEVVAVGVIFQGQAKAVDTQRNSDRILNVISADGIGKLPDRNAAEAVQRLPGVSIERDQGEGRFVAVRGLPAQWSSASVNGDRIPTAEEETTSRATAFDFFPTEMIESIEVSKAITPDMEGDAIGGNANFITRKAPEDTVLDVTLGTNYNEKADKTGYNINVMAGDRSEDGKFGYIVNATTNYRNWATDNFEPRRNSDGSIYRLELRDYTGKRDTRGLNGAVEYNFDNGDSIYARTLYGSLTDDETHYKHRYRFDKQSRDPQSGAVSGGRVEVQHIHDILKTELKAHEFGGEHFITQDSKLDWKLATYDNHFYYGDSPNGKDNSYFVAKFTQKNVVFDGLQYDADGEGRSNNIIDGGSSSASKPSTHLPSGFKMDPTQMKLADINLYKVDVREKDKIVAQLDFSHDVNYDLQIKTGLKYRQKERKASFSDEFYTWSDSTTTPVLSDFKLKNQPGRSDYLSDINANYDKDFSQVASMSDLEDFWNNNRDKFEFVDGDSATIANGGALSRNFDVEETHTAAYGMATYQVNDETKVVGGIRIEKTQTDVDGYLQENGVTRPRSESKDYTSVLPSLHVTHALTEDQNLRVALTRTFARPDFGALTPGGSYNEADNVLKSGNPDLDPTYSENLDVMFEQYYGDVGLVSAGAFYKHISDPIFSDKGTTSFRGQTVKTVREENGDAAWLGGVEFAFSRRLDFVMDSLYNFGVQANYTRMRSVMELPNGRKTRIPRQADSLYNASVFYDDSKYAVRLAVNHKGDYILEHGDNRSSDEIYGDNMSVDLSASYTHSDDLMFYIDMNNITNEPLKYYLGSKKRPLQTEYYGYRMSAGIKYSFF; this is translated from the coding sequence ATGGATAAGTTTGCAAAACACATGTTGTCATTGGCTATCGCCGGAGCATTTTCAGGATACAGTTTTTCAGCACTGGCAGAGACCAGCAATGAAACTTCGTCCGACGTCAATGGCGATATTGAAGAAGTCGTTGCGGTCGGGGTGATTTTTCAGGGACAGGCTAAGGCCGTCGATACTCAGCGGAATTCGGATAGAATTCTGAATGTTATTTCGGCTGACGGTATTGGTAAGTTACCTGATCGTAATGCCGCCGAGGCGGTACAGCGCCTGCCGGGTGTCTCGATCGAACGTGACCAGGGTGAAGGCCGTTTTGTTGCGGTTCGTGGACTACCGGCACAGTGGAGTTCTGCTTCAGTGAACGGTGACCGTATACCGACAGCGGAAGAAGAAACCACTTCGCGCGCCACAGCATTTGATTTCTTTCCGACTGAAATGATCGAAAGCATCGAAGTGAGTAAAGCCATTACCCCAGATATGGAGGGTGATGCCATTGGTGGTAACGCGAATTTTATTACCCGCAAAGCCCCGGAAGATACGGTGCTGGATGTGACCTTGGGTACCAACTATAACGAGAAAGCGGATAAAACCGGTTATAACATTAATGTGATGGCTGGCGACCGCAGTGAGGATGGTAAGTTCGGCTATATCGTCAATGCGACAACCAATTATCGTAACTGGGCGACGGATAACTTTGAGCCACGCCGCAACAGTGACGGCAGCATCTATCGTCTGGAGCTGCGCGATTACACCGGTAAGCGCGATACTCGCGGTTTAAACGGTGCGGTTGAATATAACTTCGATAACGGCGACAGCATTTATGCCCGTACCTTGTATGGCTCATTAACCGACGATGAAACCCATTATAAGCATCGTTACCGCTTCGATAAACAAAGCCGCGATCCACAGTCCGGAGCAGTTTCAGGTGGTCGTGTTGAAGTGCAACATATTCATGACATCCTGAAGACCGAACTGAAAGCACACGAATTCGGCGGTGAGCATTTTATTACTCAAGACAGTAAACTCGACTGGAAACTAGCCACGTACGACAATCACTTTTATTACGGTGATTCACCTAACGGTAAAGACAACAGCTACTTTGTTGCCAAATTTACCCAGAAAAATGTAGTGTTTGATGGGCTGCAATACGACGCCGATGGCGAAGGTCGTTCAAATAATATAATTGATGGTGGCAGCAGTTCGGCGAGTAAGCCATCTACCCATTTACCCTCTGGGTTCAAAATGGACCCAACACAAATGAAACTGGCCGATATTAATTTGTATAAAGTCGATGTACGGGAAAAAGACAAGATTGTTGCACAGCTGGATTTCAGTCACGATGTGAATTACGACCTGCAAATAAAAACGGGTCTTAAATATCGTCAGAAAGAACGTAAAGCCAGCTTCTCCGACGAGTTTTACACCTGGTCAGACAGTACAACAACGCCGGTACTGTCAGATTTCAAGTTAAAAAACCAGCCTGGTCGCAGTGACTATTTAAGTGATATTAATGCAAATTACGATAAAGATTTCAGTCAGGTCGCCAGCATGTCTGATCTGGAAGATTTCTGGAATAATAACCGCGATAAATTTGAATTTGTTGATGGCGACTCCGCCACGATAGCAAACGGTGGTGCCTTAAGCCGTAACTTCGATGTGGAGGAAACGCATACCGCGGCTTACGGCATGGCGACGTATCAAGTCAATGATGAAACCAAAGTGGTGGGTGGTATCCGTATCGAAAAAACCCAAACGGATGTGGATGGTTATCTGCAGGAAAACGGTGTGACCAGGCCCCGCAGCGAAAGCAAAGATTACACCTCCGTATTACCTTCTTTACACGTAACCCATGCACTGACGGAAGATCAGAATTTGCGTGTCGCACTCACGCGCACGTTTGCCCGCCCGGACTTTGGCGCACTGACGCCGGGTGGAAGTTACAACGAAGCCGATAACGTCTTAAAAAGTGGTAACCCAGATCTGGACCCGACGTATTCTGAGAATCTCGATGTGATGTTTGAGCAATACTACGGCGACGTGGGTCTGGTATCGGCAGGGGCGTTTTATAAACACATCAGCGACCCGATTTTCTCTGATAAAGGCACTACCAGCTTTCGTGGCCAAACAGTGAAAACCGTTCGTGAAGAAAATGGAGATGCTGCCTGGTTAGGGGGGGTTGAGTTTGCCTTCAGCCGGCGACTCGATTTTGTTATGGACTCTCTGTACAACTTTGGTGTGCAGGCGAACTACACCCGTATGCGTTCGGTGATGGAGCTACCAAACGGTCGCAAGACTCGTATTCCTCGTCAGGCAGACAGCTTGTACAACGCTTCGGTATTCTATGACGACAGCAAATACGCCGTTCGTTTAGCGGTTAACCACAAGGGTGATTATATTCTGGAGCACGGTGACAACCGTTCTTCTGATGAAATCTATGGCGACAACATGAGTGTTGATCTGAGTGCTTCTTACACTCACAGTGACGACCTGATGTTCTATATCGATATGAACAACATCACCAACGAACCTCTGAAGTACTACCTGGGCAGTAAAAAGCGTCCATTGCAAACCGAGTATTACGGGTACCGTATGAGTGCAGGGATTAAATACAGCTTTTTCTGA
- a CDS encoding DUF4212 domain-containing protein, whose translation MAFKSEDDKRAYWHKNISLMLKLLLLWAVVSYGFGILLREVLDVIPLNGVGLGFWFAQQGSIYVFLFIVFFYAKKMRELDREFGVDD comes from the coding sequence ATGGCTTTTAAGTCTGAAGACGATAAGCGAGCGTACTGGCACAAAAATATCAGCCTGATGCTGAAATTGCTGCTCTTATGGGCCGTGGTTTCTTATGGCTTTGGCATCTTGTTACGGGAGGTGCTGGATGTGATTCCGCTGAATGGTGTCGGCCTCGGGTTCTGGTTTGCACAACAAGGCTCTATCTATGTGTTCCTGTTCATTGTGTTCTTCTACGCCAAAAAAATGCGTGAACTTGATCGTGAATTTGGCGTTGACGACTAA
- a CDS encoding cation acetate symporter, which produces MDLQTLTYLIVGATFALYMGIAVWARAGTTGEFYAAGGGVHPIANGMATGADWMSAASFIGMAGLIAFKGYDASIFLMGWTGGYVLLALCLAPYLRKFGKFTVPDFIGDRYYSRTARIVAVVCLIIASLTYVIGQMKGIGVAFSRFLDVDYASGLYAGMGIVFFYAVLGGMKGVTYTQIAQYCVLIFAYTVPAVFISLNLTGNPLPQLGLLSDTADGTPLLLKLDQTLVDLGFAEYTAQKGGSFNMLMYTLSLMMGTAGLPHVIIRFFTVPKVSDARTSAGWALLFIAILYTTAPAVGSMARLNLTNTIQHGEVGTTEGNLLYAERPDWFRNWETTGLLKFEDKNNDGRIQYYDDKNPEFAAKAQEFGWKGNEMTKVDRDIMVLANPEIANLPNWVIALVAAGGLAAALSTAAGLLLAISSAISHDLLKSTFMPQINEQQELMAARIAMAGAILVAGYLGLNPPGFAAQVVALAFGLAASSIFPVLMMGIFSTRVNNAGAVSGMLVGLTSTLLYIFTYKGWFFVSGTNMLANTPDNWLLGIAPEAFGAVGALLNFTTAFIVSSITAPVPDNIRHMIEDIRIPKGAAAAQNH; this is translated from the coding sequence ATGGATCTGCAAACGTTAACCTATTTGATTGTTGGAGCAACCTTCGCATTGTATATGGGGATTGCGGTTTGGGCGCGTGCCGGTACGACCGGAGAGTTCTACGCCGCTGGCGGTGGTGTTCATCCGATTGCCAATGGTATGGCTACCGGTGCTGACTGGATGTCGGCGGCTTCGTTTATTGGCATGGCCGGACTGATTGCCTTTAAAGGCTATGACGCCTCTATTTTCCTAATGGGCTGGACGGGCGGTTATGTATTGCTCGCTCTGTGCCTCGCTCCTTACCTGCGTAAATTCGGTAAATTCACCGTGCCGGATTTTATTGGTGATCGTTACTACTCCCGCACCGCTCGGATTGTCGCGGTTGTGTGTTTGATCATTGCCTCGTTAACTTACGTTATTGGCCAAATGAAAGGCATCGGTGTGGCTTTCTCTCGTTTTCTCGACGTGGACTATGCCTCAGGCTTGTATGCGGGCATGGGCATCGTATTTTTCTACGCCGTCCTGGGTGGAATGAAAGGTGTGACCTACACCCAGATCGCTCAATACTGTGTACTGATTTTTGCTTACACCGTTCCAGCGGTATTTATTTCTCTGAATCTGACGGGGAATCCATTGCCCCAACTGGGTCTGCTGAGTGATACCGCGGATGGCACGCCGTTACTGCTGAAACTTGACCAGACGCTGGTCGATTTAGGGTTCGCCGAATACACCGCGCAAAAAGGCGGCTCATTCAACATGCTGATGTACACGCTGTCGCTGATGATGGGTACAGCAGGACTTCCACACGTCATTATCCGCTTCTTCACCGTGCCGAAGGTATCTGATGCGCGTACCTCCGCCGGCTGGGCACTGCTGTTTATTGCCATTCTCTACACCACAGCTCCCGCAGTGGGATCCATGGCACGTCTAAACCTGACCAACACCATTCAGCACGGCGAAGTGGGGACTACGGAGGGTAATCTGCTCTACGCGGAACGTCCCGACTGGTTCCGCAACTGGGAAACGACGGGACTGCTGAAATTTGAAGACAAGAACAACGATGGCCGTATCCAGTATTACGACGACAAAAACCCTGAGTTTGCTGCGAAAGCTCAAGAGTTTGGCTGGAAAGGTAACGAGATGACCAAAGTTGATCGCGACATCATGGTGCTGGCAAACCCTGAAATCGCAAATCTGCCTAACTGGGTCATCGCTCTGGTGGCTGCCGGTGGTCTGGCAGCGGCATTGTCGACTGCCGCAGGCTTGTTGCTAGCGATTTCGTCAGCCATATCGCATGACCTGCTGAAAAGCACCTTTATGCCTCAGATCAATGAACAACAGGAATTGATGGCCGCACGTATCGCCATGGCAGGGGCCATTCTGGTTGCCGGATACCTTGGCCTGAATCCGCCGGGCTTTGCCGCCCAGGTCGTCGCACTGGCCTTCGGCCTGGCTGCATCCTCGATCTTCCCGGTCCTGATGATGGGTATCTTCAGTACCAGGGTGAATAATGCTGGCGCAGTCAGCGGTATGCTGGTTGGTCTGACCTCAACACTGCTTTACATCTTCACCTACAAGGGCTGGTTCTTCGTATCCGGTACCAACATGCTGGCCAATACGCCGGATAACTGGTTATTAGGGATCGCACCAGAGGCATTTGGTGCCGTTGGAGCGCTGCTGAACTTTACAACGGCCTTCATCGTGTCAAGTATTACCGCTCCCGTTCCCGACAATATCCGTCATATGATCGAAGATATCCGTATACCCAAGGGCGCGGCTGCCGCTCAGAATCACTGA